From a region of the Gossypium raimondii isolate GPD5lz chromosome 10, ASM2569854v1, whole genome shotgun sequence genome:
- the LOC105778231 gene encoding probable O-methyltransferase 3: MNMGNANGEDAIEALQAQAHIWRHAFNFVSFMSLKCALDLGILDIIHDHGKPMTITELVAALQMLNPAKACDIYRLMRILVHSAFFARQKLDTDAQEEGYVLTNSSRILLKNNPFCVTPTLKATMDPIITKPWSFLGTWFQNDDHTPFATAYGKTLWDYFTHDPQLKDLINDGLASDSQLVTSVLVDKCKGAFEGLDSLVDVGGGTGTTAKAIADTFPLMECTVFDLPNIVAGLQESKNLKYVGGNMFEAFPTGDAILLKKVLHDWNDEGCLTILKRCKEAISSQDKVGRKLIIIDMVVRENEQVNDEASSLTKTQLFFDMLMLVLVAGKERREEEWAKLFLAAGFSSFKITPIVGLTSLIEVYP; the protein is encoded by the exons ATGAATATGGGCAATGCTAATGGGGAGGATGCTATTGAGGCACTCCAAGCACAAGCTCACATTTGGAGACATGCTTTCAACTTCGTAAGCTTCATGTCTCTAAAATGTGCACTTGATTTAGGCATCCTTGATATCATTCATGATCATGGCAAGCCCATGACTATTACCGAGCTGGTTGCTGCGCTACAGATGCTCAACCCTGCTAAAGCATGTGACATTTATAGGCTCATGCGCATTCTAGTTCACTCGGCCTTCTTTGCACGCCAAAAGCTAGACACTGATGCTCAAGAAGAAGGATATGTTCTTACCAACTCTTCTCGTATTTTGCTCAAGAATAATCCCTTCTGCGTAACGCCTACTTTGAAGGCTACAATGGATCCTATTATAACAAAGCCTTGGAGTTTTCTAGGGACCTGGTTCCAAAATGATGATCATACTCCATTTGCTACTGCATATGGGAAGACATTGTGGGACTATTTTACCCATGATCCTCAGCTAAAAGATTTGATAAATGATGGCTTAGCTAGTGATTCTCAATTGGTTACTAGTGTTCTAGTAGACAAGTGTAAAGGGGCATTTGAGGGATTGGACTCCCTTGTAGATGTTGGGGGTGGCACAGGAACTACGGCCAAGGCCATTGCTGATACATTTCCACTCATGGAGTGCACTGTGTTTGATCTTCCTAATATTGTTGCTGGCTTGCAAGAGAGTAAGAACTTGAAATATGTTGGAGGCAACATGTTCGAGGCATTTCCAACCGGAGACGCAATTTTATTAAAG AAGGTATTGCACGATTGGAATGATGAAGGATGCTTGACAATTCTGAAGCGATGTAAAGAGGCCATTTCAAGCCAAGACAAGGTAGGAAGAAAGTTGATCATAATTGACATGGTTGTGAGGGAGAATGAGCAAGTGAATGATGAAGCCTCAAGCTTAACTAAAACACAACTCTTTTTCGACATGTTGATGTTGGTATTGGTGGCTGGAAAAGAGAGGCGGGAAGAAGAATGGGCTAAACTATTTTTAGCAGCTGGTTTTAGTTCTTTCAAAATTACTCCTATTGTGGGTTTGACATCTCTCATTGAGGTTTACCCCTGA